A window of Mixophyes fleayi isolate aMixFle1 chromosome 10, aMixFle1.hap1, whole genome shotgun sequence contains these coding sequences:
- the LOC142104125 gene encoding cathepsin W-like isoform X1, whose protein sequence is MINLTPEHSRFQFLSLKMFLPLCTLMVFFPDTVCASSEMVQFANFIQQFNKSYKSPKEFQYRLSVFSNNLKQANRLQIEELGTAEYGVTKFSDLTAEEFKSYGLNPNVFLDFPNVTQVTTVATFPAKHDWRTRGVISQVKNQGQCRSCWAFAVVGNIEAQWGIQGCPKNLSVQQVIDCGPCDYGCKGGYTWAAYTTVQQQGGLVYEKEYQYEGVRKECREGLSPTAWINGFQMLPKNENAMTSYVGNKGTVTVTINSIALQHYKNGVIHTIHKNCDPDYVDHVVLLVGYGIEDENMPYWIVKNSYGPDWGEKGYFKILRGKNICGITKYPLAATVKFKKDKSNPCPP, encoded by the exons ATGATCAATCTTACTCCTGAACATTCAAGATTTCAGTTTTTATCTCTCAAGATGTTTCTCCCTCTCTGCACCTTAATGGTCTTTTTCCCAGACACAGTCTGTGCCAGCTCCGAAATG gTACAATTTGCAAACTTTATCCAGCAGTTTAACAAGAGCTACAAAAGCCCCAAAG AGTTTCAGTATCGACTGTCTGTATTTTCTAATAACCTGAAGCAAGCAAACCGCTTACAGATAGAAGAACTAGGGACAGCTGAATATGGTGTCACCAAATTTAGTGATCTCACAG CTGAAGAATTTAAGAGTTATGGTTTAAATCCCAATGTCTTCCTGGATTTTCCCAATGTAACACAAGTAACGACTGTGGCTACATTTCCAGCCAAACATGACTGGAGAACAAGAGGAGTGATTTCACAAGTTAAAAATCAG GGACAATGCAGATCATGTTGGGCTTTTGCAGTTGTTGGTAACATTGAGGCACAATGGGGGATTCAAGGATGTCCTAAGAACTTATCGGTGCAAC AGGTTATAGACTGTGGACCATGTGATTATGGTTGTAAAGGAGGATACACATGGGCTGCATATACCACTGTTCAACAGCAAG GGGGCCTGGTTTATGAGAAGGAATACCAATATGAAGGTGTGAGGAAAGAATGTAGGGAAGGTCTATCACCTACAGCATGGATTAATGGTTTCCAAATGCTTCCAAAAAATGAGAATG CTATGACTTCGTATGTTGGCAACAAAGGAACTGTGACTGTTACAATAAACAGCATTGCACTCCAG CATTACAAAAACGGAGTTATACACACTATCCATAAAAATTGTGATCCAGATTATGTGGACCACGTGGTTTTGCTAGTGGGCTATGGTATTGAAG ACGAGAATATGCCTTACTGGATTGTGAAAAACAGCTATGGCCCAGACTGGGGAGAAAAA ggttattttaaaattttacgTGGAAAAAATATCTGTGGAATCACAAAATACCCATTAGCCGCTACTGTGAAATTCAAAAAAGACAAATCCAATCCCTGTCCTCCCTGA
- the LOC142104125 gene encoding cathepsin W-like isoform X3, with the protein MINLTPEHSRFQFLSLKMFLPLCTLMVFFPDTVCASSEMVQFANFIQQFNKSYKSPKEFQYRLSVFSNNLKQANRLQIEELGTAEYGVTKFSDLTAEEFKSYGLNPNVFLDFPNVTQVTTVATFPAKHDWRTRGVISQVKNQGQCRSCWAFAVVGNIEAQWGIQGCPKNLSVQQVIDCGPCDYGCKGGYTWAAYTTVQQQGGLVYEKEYQYEGVRKECREGLSPTAWINGFQMLPKNENAMTSYVGNKGTVTVTINSIALQHYKNGVIHTIHKNCDPDYVDHVVLLVGYGIEEKEDTPQNAARFNLSSSMKDNYYSI; encoded by the exons ATGATCAATCTTACTCCTGAACATTCAAGATTTCAGTTTTTATCTCTCAAGATGTTTCTCCCTCTCTGCACCTTAATGGTCTTTTTCCCAGACACAGTCTGTGCCAGCTCCGAAATG gTACAATTTGCAAACTTTATCCAGCAGTTTAACAAGAGCTACAAAAGCCCCAAAG AGTTTCAGTATCGACTGTCTGTATTTTCTAATAACCTGAAGCAAGCAAACCGCTTACAGATAGAAGAACTAGGGACAGCTGAATATGGTGTCACCAAATTTAGTGATCTCACAG CTGAAGAATTTAAGAGTTATGGTTTAAATCCCAATGTCTTCCTGGATTTTCCCAATGTAACACAAGTAACGACTGTGGCTACATTTCCAGCCAAACATGACTGGAGAACAAGAGGAGTGATTTCACAAGTTAAAAATCAG GGACAATGCAGATCATGTTGGGCTTTTGCAGTTGTTGGTAACATTGAGGCACAATGGGGGATTCAAGGATGTCCTAAGAACTTATCGGTGCAAC AGGTTATAGACTGTGGACCATGTGATTATGGTTGTAAAGGAGGATACACATGGGCTGCATATACCACTGTTCAACAGCAAG GGGGCCTGGTTTATGAGAAGGAATACCAATATGAAGGTGTGAGGAAAGAATGTAGGGAAGGTCTATCACCTACAGCATGGATTAATGGTTTCCAAATGCTTCCAAAAAATGAGAATG CTATGACTTCGTATGTTGGCAACAAAGGAACTGTGACTGTTACAATAAACAGCATTGCACTCCAG CATTACAAAAACGGAGTTATACACACTATCCATAAAAATTGTGATCCAGATTATGTGGACCACGTGGTTTTGCTAGTGGGCTATGGTATTGAAG AAAAGGAAGAtacgccacagaatgcagcaagATTCAATTTATCTTCGAGCATGAAGGACAATTACTACAGCATataa
- the LOC142104125 gene encoding cathepsin W-like isoform X2 encodes MINLTPEHSRFQFLSLKMFLPLCTLMVFFPDTVCASSEMVQFANFIQQFNKSYKSPKEFQYRLSVFSNNLKQANRLQIEELGTAEYGVTKFSDLTAEEFKSYGLNPNVFLDFPNVTQVTTVATFPAKHDWRTRGVISQVKNQGQCRSCWAFAVVGNIEAQWGIQGCPKNLSVQRGLVYEKEYQYEGVRKECREGLSPTAWINGFQMLPKNENAMTSYVGNKGTVTVTINSIALQHYKNGVIHTIHKNCDPDYVDHVVLLVGYGIEDENMPYWIVKNSYGPDWGEKGYFKILRGKNICGITKYPLAATVKFKKDKSNPCPP; translated from the exons ATGATCAATCTTACTCCTGAACATTCAAGATTTCAGTTTTTATCTCTCAAGATGTTTCTCCCTCTCTGCACCTTAATGGTCTTTTTCCCAGACACAGTCTGTGCCAGCTCCGAAATG gTACAATTTGCAAACTTTATCCAGCAGTTTAACAAGAGCTACAAAAGCCCCAAAG AGTTTCAGTATCGACTGTCTGTATTTTCTAATAACCTGAAGCAAGCAAACCGCTTACAGATAGAAGAACTAGGGACAGCTGAATATGGTGTCACCAAATTTAGTGATCTCACAG CTGAAGAATTTAAGAGTTATGGTTTAAATCCCAATGTCTTCCTGGATTTTCCCAATGTAACACAAGTAACGACTGTGGCTACATTTCCAGCCAAACATGACTGGAGAACAAGAGGAGTGATTTCACAAGTTAAAAATCAG GGACAATGCAGATCATGTTGGGCTTTTGCAGTTGTTGGTAACATTGAGGCACAATGGGGGATTCAAGGATGTCCTAAGAACTTATCGGTGCAAC GGGGCCTGGTTTATGAGAAGGAATACCAATATGAAGGTGTGAGGAAAGAATGTAGGGAAGGTCTATCACCTACAGCATGGATTAATGGTTTCCAAATGCTTCCAAAAAATGAGAATG CTATGACTTCGTATGTTGGCAACAAAGGAACTGTGACTGTTACAATAAACAGCATTGCACTCCAG CATTACAAAAACGGAGTTATACACACTATCCATAAAAATTGTGATCCAGATTATGTGGACCACGTGGTTTTGCTAGTGGGCTATGGTATTGAAG ACGAGAATATGCCTTACTGGATTGTGAAAAACAGCTATGGCCCAGACTGGGGAGAAAAA ggttattttaaaattttacgTGGAAAAAATATCTGTGGAATCACAAAATACCCATTAGCCGCTACTGTGAAATTCAAAAAAGACAAATCCAATCCCTGTCCTCCCTGA